In Ghiorsea bivora, a genomic segment contains:
- a CDS encoding adenylate/guanylate cyclase domain-containing protein gives MLVVQENGNECEIPLQGSVTIGRHPSNTIRLTCNVVSKYHAIIREVDGTFIYEDLGSSNGSYFHELRIHEHEFKNGDEIRVGTVLVTFKESEFDDVSSLVKFEQFDPQQTQYAERVDIAEVGRFLPENEVHDASILRVDYEKLRMGQELLQSIGIERDIRKLLNTITEQLVSMFMADRCVVLLLNPQGEFEPRAVKTLGNNRGKVSVSQTVLNEVKSTKSAVLLSDDSHAGELAQSSSLVLMGIQSVMCSPIIHNDKVIGAVQLDLRKGQGAFVKKDLQLLGGIVAYVAMAVANAGLSQKIEREAKTQAQFERLLSPSIVKQLVSGRLKIGKAGELRQVTIMFADIRGFTPMSQKVSPAIVVNMLNQYFERVVNIVFKYGGTIDKFIGDEVMILFGAPIPMKRQEDSAVACALEIQTMLRSWNKERALKRQAEIPVGIGINSGEVVVGSIGSSLTMQYTCIGNAVNIASRLTGMARAGEVVASKATMVGVQCKVECDKLAPASIKGIDGQVQAYMVKAMHGRSQTDTLDEE, from the coding sequence ATGTTAGTTGTTCAAGAAAATGGAAATGAGTGCGAAATTCCTTTACAGGGATCCGTAACGATTGGTAGGCACCCAAGCAATACAATTCGCCTTACTTGCAATGTCGTGTCCAAATATCACGCAATCATTCGCGAAGTGGATGGAACCTTCATTTATGAAGACTTAGGTAGCTCTAACGGTTCCTACTTTCATGAGTTGCGTATCCATGAACACGAATTTAAAAATGGTGATGAAATACGTGTTGGTACAGTGCTTGTCACATTTAAAGAATCTGAATTTGATGATGTGAGTAGCTTGGTTAAGTTTGAACAGTTTGATCCACAACAAACGCAATATGCAGAGCGTGTTGATATTGCTGAAGTGGGGCGTTTTTTGCCTGAGAATGAAGTCCATGATGCCTCAATATTACGCGTGGACTATGAAAAGCTGCGTATGGGGCAGGAATTACTGCAAAGCATTGGGATAGAACGAGATATTCGTAAGTTATTGAATACAATCACAGAACAATTGGTAAGTATGTTTATGGCAGACCGTTGTGTGGTTTTGTTGCTTAACCCTCAAGGTGAGTTTGAGCCAAGAGCTGTTAAAACACTGGGTAACAATAGGGGGAAGGTATCGGTCTCACAAACTGTGCTTAATGAGGTGAAGTCAACCAAGTCTGCTGTATTGTTATCAGATGACTCGCATGCTGGTGAGTTGGCACAGTCTTCATCCTTGGTTTTAATGGGGATTCAATCGGTGATGTGTTCGCCGATTATTCATAATGACAAAGTGATTGGAGCGGTACAGCTTGATTTGCGCAAAGGTCAAGGTGCATTTGTTAAAAAAGACTTGCAGCTTTTGGGCGGTATTGTGGCATATGTTGCGATGGCAGTGGCCAATGCTGGTTTGTCACAAAAAATTGAAAGAGAGGCCAAAACGCAAGCTCAGTTTGAACGTTTGTTATCACCAAGTATTGTGAAACAGCTGGTTTCAGGGCGACTGAAAATTGGTAAAGCGGGAGAGCTTCGTCAGGTGACGATTATGTTTGCGGATATTCGTGGTTTTACGCCTATGAGTCAAAAGGTTTCACCTGCTATTGTGGTGAATATGTTAAACCAATATTTTGAACGTGTGGTGAATATTGTCTTTAAATATGGCGGTACCATCGATAAGTTTATTGGTGATGAGGTCATGATTTTATTTGGTGCCCCCATACCTATGAAAAGACAAGAAGACTCTGCGGTTGCTTGCGCCTTGGAAATTCAGACCATGTTGCGTTCATGGAACAAAGAACGTGCCTTGAAAAGACAGGCGGAAATCCCTGTTGGCATTGGTATCAATAGTGGGGAAGTGGTTGTCGGTTCGATTGGTTCAAGTCTAACTATGCAATATACATGCATTGGTAATGCAGTAAATATAGCTTCACGATTAACGGGTATGGCTAGGGCGGGTGAAGTTGTGGCCAGTAAAGCTACCATGGTGGGTGTGCAGTGTAAGGTGGAATGTGACAAATTGGCTCCAGCCAGTATCAAAGGTATTGATGGACAAGTACAAGCGTATATGGTCAAAGCAATGCATGGTAGGAGCCAAACAGATACTTTGGATGAAGAATAA
- a CDS encoding DUF1841 family protein: protein MTEANNQPSREQLRAHRQIFWDAWQKAQADLPLNALEVRIARVIAMHPEYHHFFNDMDTFLERDFQVDDGMNPYLHLSLHLAIEEQLATKHPPEAAKLMEHYMLNLKKERHETLHVILEVLAETVYQSQRTGQEPDPETYAGQLRVLMQS, encoded by the coding sequence ATGACAGAGGCAAACAATCAACCCAGCAGGGAACAGTTGAGAGCACATCGTCAAATATTTTGGGATGCTTGGCAAAAGGCACAGGCAGACTTACCGCTTAATGCATTGGAAGTTCGTATTGCTAGGGTGATTGCAATGCATCCAGAATACCATCATTTTTTCAATGATATGGACACTTTCCTAGAAAGAGATTTTCAAGTCGATGATGGCATGAATCCTTACCTTCATTTATCCCTTCATCTGGCAATTGAAGAACAACTGGCAACCAAACATCCGCCAGAAGCAGCAAAACTCATGGAGCATTATATGCTGAATTTAAAAAAAGAACGTCATGAAACATTACATGTTATTTTAGAAGTGTTGGCGGAAACGGTTTATCAATCGCAACGTACAGGACAAGAACCAGACCCTGAAACTTATGCAGGGCAACTTCGCGTGTTGATGCAAAGCTAA
- a CDS encoding succinate dehydrogenase assembly factor 2: MKNKQELSKEEKERLMRQLQYRLRRQGMLELDAWLAPLFLAIHTENAEVLVAIKEILMYEVPDLLAMQTGALAIPEVLKPWLKS; the protein is encoded by the coding sequence ATGAAGAATAAACAAGAACTAAGTAAAGAAGAAAAAGAACGGCTTATGCGCCAATTGCAATATCGCTTGCGAAGGCAGGGCATGTTAGAATTGGATGCTTGGTTAGCACCGTTGTTTCTTGCTATACATACAGAAAACGCTGAAGTGCTTGTGGCGATAAAAGAAATATTAATGTATGAGGTTCCCGACTTGTTAGCCATGCAAACAGGGGCTTTAGCTATACCAGAGGTCTTAAAACCATGGTTAAAGTCTTAA
- a CDS encoding PD-(D/E)XK nuclease family protein codes for MTNCKPISVTYNAFSQIPASKLYATLNNQSILITSNQRLARFRLQAFEKQQLKLGKTAWETPQVLPWSTWLRQQWTDANIGLWLNKQQETLLWQTCITQDPQVHVLNPKALSKQAMDARQILADFHIDPSCLQYAGEEHLALWRWQQNIQEKTEHYLAFQILEALQQTQVTGSQTHIVLDGFDSFSPAQVRYLEHLQQQGCSINTVTNDQPKAVISLFKYQDEEVEIRQVCQQIRKYNVQHPKHTIAVLIPNLERIAPTIRQIFSEELAPSLSLESNADEQGAYFNISLGSPLANQPLIQTALHFLRLTQQYSLDFQGISQFLLNPYVQGYNEEANQRTAFDAFLRQQNQYNLNTEQLLNLCQESDVDLSHLIHTLECILQQQQTLKNAPHKQLLSQWLSLSEPFLDSIFWNSQSFTLPYEIAQHENWKTLISSLPALDDFCGFITWSEALSHIQEHAFEHVFRPAPGLANIQIMGLLEAANLSFDHAFVLGMDDATWPPAAKPHPLIPFDIQTQYQTPHANSEREWLYAQSVWQHIQHIAPTLSVSYASLKGGQEVQASPFVKHITEQAGSNHDSSRYALDLQQHQASTSNIADTMLAITTDENIKGGTGIIKAQSACPFQAFARYRLRLRGLETPTLGLTAAEQGTLLHAALEYFWKHAKNSTTLLQYINQDSLDQHIQAAAAHAWSAIKRLVPQDIKTLETKRLQQLMQQWLHFESTREPFTVTGFEFEQTVTLGTSSPLVLHTKIDRSDKTASGHHIIIDYKTGLVSANKALGDRPDEPQLPIYYMASQASNSQVDVLTFAQVRNGEVKFEGFSQDADILPKLKAYKPRNDQPEDWQALTEHWKDTLNNLADEFMAGEAQVSPKNAQACTYCEFDGLCRINE; via the coding sequence ATGACAAATTGCAAGCCTATATCTGTGACATACAATGCATTTTCACAAATTCCTGCTTCCAAGCTTTACGCAACATTAAACAATCAAAGTATTCTTATCACATCCAACCAGCGATTGGCAAGGTTTCGTCTACAGGCTTTTGAAAAACAACAGCTAAAGCTTGGCAAAACAGCATGGGAAACACCACAAGTTTTACCATGGTCAACTTGGCTGCGCCAACAATGGACTGATGCCAATATTGGTTTATGGCTCAACAAACAGCAAGAAACGTTATTATGGCAAACATGCATAACCCAAGACCCACAAGTGCATGTACTCAACCCCAAGGCATTAAGCAAACAGGCTATGGATGCCAGACAAATATTGGCAGACTTCCACATTGACCCCAGCTGTTTACAATATGCAGGGGAAGAGCACCTTGCTTTATGGCGCTGGCAGCAAAACATTCAAGAAAAAACTGAGCACTACCTTGCTTTCCAAATCCTCGAGGCACTGCAACAAACTCAGGTGACAGGCTCACAAACCCATATTGTATTGGATGGTTTTGATAGCTTTAGCCCAGCCCAAGTCCGCTACCTTGAACATTTACAACAACAAGGTTGCAGCATTAATACCGTCACCAATGACCAACCCAAAGCAGTCATTTCATTGTTTAAATATCAAGATGAAGAGGTTGAAATCAGACAAGTTTGTCAACAAATCAGGAAATACAACGTGCAACACCCTAAACATACCATTGCCGTACTTATACCCAATTTAGAGCGCATTGCCCCCACCATTCGCCAAATATTTTCTGAAGAACTTGCGCCTAGCTTAAGTTTAGAAAGCAATGCCGATGAACAAGGCGCATACTTCAATATATCTTTGGGTTCACCACTTGCCAATCAGCCGCTTATTCAAACGGCATTGCATTTCCTGCGCTTAACCCAACAATACAGCCTAGACTTTCAAGGTATAAGTCAGTTCTTACTTAACCCATATGTTCAAGGTTATAATGAAGAAGCCAACCAACGTACAGCTTTTGATGCCTTCTTACGGCAGCAAAACCAATATAACCTAAACACTGAGCAACTACTTAACTTGTGCCAAGAAAGTGATGTTGACCTCAGTCATTTGATCCACACCCTTGAATGCATCTTACAACAGCAACAAACATTAAAAAACGCGCCTCACAAACAACTATTATCCCAATGGCTTAGCCTAAGCGAGCCATTCTTGGATAGTATCTTCTGGAATAGCCAAAGCTTTACGCTGCCCTATGAAATAGCACAGCATGAGAACTGGAAAACATTGATAAGCTCCTTACCCGCCTTGGATGACTTTTGTGGTTTCATCACTTGGTCTGAAGCATTATCACATATACAAGAACATGCATTTGAACATGTTTTTCGCCCCGCACCAGGGCTTGCAAACATTCAAATCATGGGGTTACTTGAAGCCGCCAATTTGTCCTTTGACCATGCATTTGTGCTTGGTATGGATGATGCAACATGGCCACCTGCTGCCAAGCCTCACCCACTCATTCCTTTTGATATACAAACGCAATACCAAACACCCCATGCCAATAGCGAACGCGAATGGTTGTATGCGCAAAGCGTGTGGCAACATATTCAGCATATTGCACCCACATTATCGGTAAGTTATGCAAGCCTCAAAGGTGGGCAAGAGGTACAAGCCTCGCCATTTGTTAAACATATTACAGAGCAAGCGGGTTCAAACCATGATTCCAGTCGTTATGCATTAGACCTGCAACAGCATCAGGCATCTACATCCAACATTGCTGATACAATGTTAGCGATAACAACAGATGAAAACATAAAAGGTGGAACGGGCATCATTAAAGCGCAATCGGCATGTCCTTTTCAAGCTTTTGCCCGCTATCGATTGCGTTTGCGCGGCTTAGAAACACCCACGCTGGGTTTAACCGCTGCAGAGCAAGGCACTTTATTACATGCTGCCCTAGAATACTTTTGGAAACATGCCAAAAACTCAACCACCTTACTTCAATATATCAACCAAGATTCTTTAGACCAACACATCCAAGCTGCTGCAGCCCATGCTTGGTCAGCCATCAAAAGGCTTGTACCACAAGATATAAAAACCTTGGAAACCAAGCGTTTACAGCAGCTTATGCAGCAGTGGTTACACTTTGAAAGCACACGCGAACCATTCACAGTCACAGGTTTTGAATTTGAACAGACTGTAACATTGGGTACATCTTCACCCTTGGTATTACATACCAAAATCGATAGAAGTGACAAAACCGCCAGTGGTCATCATATCATTATCGACTATAAAACAGGCTTGGTTTCAGCAAACAAAGCTTTGGGTGATCGCCCCGATGAACCCCAATTACCCATTTATTATATGGCATCTCAAGCAAGCAACAGCCAAGTCGATGTTTTAACTTTTGCGCAAGTGCGTAATGGCGAAGTGAAATTTGAGGGTTTTAGTCAAGACGCTGACATATTACCCAAACTTAAAGCCTACAAACCACGTAACGACCAACCTGAAGACTGGCAAGCCTTAACCGAACACTGGAAAGACACTTTAAACAATCTAGCCGATGAGTTTATGGCTGGTGAAGCCCAAGTAAGCCCAAAAAATGCGCAGGCTTGCACCTATTGTGAGTTTGATGGTTTATGCAGAATAAATGAATAG